GGTGGGACATAGGCACCTCCTTCACGCGATTGCCCGCAGCCGTAGCCATCTTCTACTGCCGCACATGGCAATGAAAAAGCCCCCGCGGTAGCGCGGGGGCAACGTTTGGGGGTATGCGCTCAAGCATTGCGCTCTACCGGTATAGCACGGGCTGCGGCATAGTGCGCCACGTCCGCCGCCTACCGAGCACCGCCGAGCCGGAATGGGCCTCGTACCACAGCAGACATTGCAGTACGTATAGGCTGGGTCCATTATGAGCACGGCATAAAACGGTAATCGACTCAGCCAAGTGCAATACGGGACATTGCGATGACTACCTTTGACGAAACCAAACGGCAGCCCATTCAACGGTATACGGAGCACTACCCTGCGCCGCAGTTCCCGCACTACCCTTTGGCCATCTTCCTCAAAGGCGAACAACAGGAGGACGGTTCATGGATCATTGGCGCGAACTTCCCCATATCCAACAGCAATTTCTTCAACGGCGTAGTTGGCAGATATGCTGAGTGGGAAACCGGTAGAGAAGCCGCCCTGCAGTTCGCCAAAGCCATGATCGGCGAAAGCACCTACATCTAGGCTAGCCCGGCAGTCGATAGTTCGTGGCCACGCCGTGTTGGTTGGGCAGTTCACCTCCGAGCGGGCTCACAGCATGTCGCTTAAAGGCTGCCGACGGTGACCGGCCATTGGCGATTTTGCGCTGTGCACAGCTCCGCTGTTCGGTTTGCAAACCACCGGTTACGACAATGCGAACAACGCCTGCGTTTATCTAGCTTCGGCTCTGGTGAGAATGGGAACCCCACCGCCAAGACCAACACCATGCGCCTCGCTTGCACCACACGCCCCTACGCCGACTTGGATTTACCCCGCTCCTGTGATGCGATTGCCGTGGCAGGCTTTACCGATATCGGCCTGTTTCCCACACTGCAGCCCAGTGGGCAGCACGCTGTGCCGGTGCGTGCATCCACGACTGCAGCTCAACTCATGGCCGTCCGCAGTGCGCTAAATGGCGCCGGCCTGCATGCTTCGCTGTTGCTGGCGTTGCCCGACGAGCCACCCACTTCCGCAACCGCAGCCGATGCCTACCCTCATCTGATCGATCAGGCCGCAAGTCTGGGCGTACGATACCTGCTCGATTTGGGCTGCGCTGCCCCCGCCCAATACAATGCCTATCGCCAGTTGCTCATGTCTGTGGCGCCTCATGCGGAAGCAGCAGGTATCGTCATCCTCATCAAGCACCACGGTGGCATTTTTGATACCACCGCCAACATGCTTGCATTTCAACGGCAGGTCGCCAGTCCATCACTACAGCTCGCGTTCGACCCCGGCAACGTGCTGTATTACAGCAACGGGCAAGACGATTCGGTCTCGAGTTTTGTCGAAGCTCGAGATATCTTCGCCGCAGTGTTTGTCAAAGATTGCCGGCAGGTAAACAACCAGCCGGATGTGGCTATCAATGCCGGTGATGGCAACGCCAACTGGCCCGAGCTCATCCATCAACTCGGCGATCGTGCTTTCGACATGCCGCTCTACCTTGAAGGTGTGGGCGGCACCAATGCGCAAGAGCGCAATGAAAATGTCGTCCTTTCACACCTGCGACTAAAGGAATGGCTGCAGCTAAGCACCCAAGCGCGCGCCTACGAGGCTGGTGGCTGTTCGGGGAACGGCGCAAGCAGCGCGGCGATTTCTTCTTCCGCAAGATGAAGCGATAGCGCTCGGCGCAATTCTGCCGTGTCGGTTACCTTGTGAAATGCTCCGGCGCGTTCGCGCACTGTTTTCAGCACCGAATCCGGCACTTTCCGAACGATCCGAAGAGCGTTTTGATACGCAGCTCGCGTTTCTTCAACGTGAAGGATCAAGGTCTCGCAGCCGGGAATCTTCGAAACATATTGCTCGTAGCATCGTTCCGCAAACTTCAACGCCACGGCCTCTTCAATGACGCAAACCCTGGGTTGATCAACCAATGCGTTGGGGTCCAGCAGATGGATCACAGCACGGCAAATTTCGTAGAAAACCTGTTCCCAAGTCTGAGCTGCGTGCCGAATCAGGATGCCATATGTCCGCTGTGGAAAACGGAATGGGACAACCAGTGTGTTGCTGCCATTCCGGCTGAACTCGGGGCGTGGGGCAAACTGCTTTGCCTGCAACCGGCCGAGACCATACAGTCGCTCAGCCCTGTTATATGCAAGTAATTGAAGGCAGCTACGAAACCAGATTGTGCTTTCGGTACGGTCATGCGGGTCTTCAGACAGACGCCAATCATTGCGACTGAGCTGCTGGCTCAGCACGCTCCTGATATCCTCGGTCAGGGCCGCATCATTCAGCATGGATTGCATCGCTTTGACGATGAGCATAGGGCCTCCGCTACTCAGCCCCCTGAGACGGCCAGTATATCGCGGCGCATCACGTGTTGGTCAGCGTAGACCTATTGCGAGCGAGTCGGCGATTGTGAGCACACCAAAGCCGGCCAAAACCAGCGCCAGCAACTTCATCGCCAACAGATATCCACGCCCCTCCAGCGCAGAGAAAAACTGCGCGGCCAAGAGAGCGACGAACATTTTGGACAAAATCAACGTGCCGATGGCCGTCACGACAAACGCGGTGCTCTCCCAAGCATTGCCGCGGATGATGTAGCTTCCACCCACCGTGAACCAGAACAGATACGGCCCCGGGTTCAAGAGGTTCACCTTGATGGCGGTCGCAAGCGAACCTTGCGCATTGAGCTTGTTAGAGAGCGAGATCTTGTCGACGCGGAGCATCTTGGTCGACAGCCAGATCAGGTAGGCACCACCGACCAGCCCTAGCATCACCGTGAACAGATCGATCTGCTTGAACTGAGTGAGCAGCCACAGTGCTGCTACGATGATTGGCCCGTCAGTCGCCAGTGGCGCCAAGCTGGCGCGCACCCCGGCCGGCAGCCCTTTGGACAGCGTTTGCTGAATCACGATGATGCCGAGCGGGCCAGGCTTCAGGCCAGCAGCGAGCCCGAAAGAAAGAGCTGCCAAGAAAAACTCGCTCACCATACAAGTCTCATGTACGCCAGAACAGGCGAAGGGAATTGGAAACGGCTGATTTCCGACCTGCTCGAGATGATCGCACTCCAAGCAAAGATCGGCTTTGCTGCTCTTGCTTTTCAAGGGTCGGCAGGAGCTAAAAAAACGTTCTCTTGATCCCGAAAACTCTCGCTGAGGCCGCGCTTCGAGGGTTGTTACGAGCTGGCGAGCCGTCCTCGGTGCTTGGAATAAACATCACAACATGATATTTTTTCGAGCCTCAAACACCCTACCCGAGCCCGCATGCAACCCGAGGTTCAACGTCCCACCTGGTGGAGTAACTTCTGGCCCCAGCCCATGCTGACGCGTCGACGGGACCGGATCCTGGCGAGCGTCGGCGCATGCATCGGCATGCTAGTTACAGCGTGGGCTTGCCAGCTTACGACCGCCTCAAATACGCCTTGGTTTATCGCGCCAATGGGGGCGTCGGCGGTACTTTTATTCGCAGTTCCCGCAAGCCCGTTGGCACAGCCTTGGTCGCTGATCGGGGGTAATCTGTTGTCTGCCCTAATCGGGGTCACTTGCGCACAGTGGATTACCAGCCCGATTTTGGCATCAGGCTGCGCAGTCGCTTTCTCGATCGCAGCGATGCACCAGTTCCGCTGCATTCACCCTCCAAGCGGCGCAGTAGCACTTACGGCAGTCTTGGGGGGCGAGCCCATTCACCAATTGGGCTACGCATTTGTTCTGCACCCCGTGCTTCAGAATTCGTTGTTTTTGGTCGTCGTTGCAATCTTCTACAACAACATCGTTCGTCGGCCTTACCCACATAAAGTGCACCCGCCGGCCACGCACAAGACAACAGATCCTCCCCCGATCGAACGATCAGGCATAACACGAGAAGATCTGCATGCGGCACTCGAAAAACAGGGAGAGCTATACGACATCAACGAAGAGGATTTGCAAGAAATTCTATTGCAAGCGCAGCTGCAGGCGCATCGCCGCAGGTTTGGCGAGTTAACCTGCCGTGACTTTATGGCGAAAGACGTGGTCTTCGTGAATGCCAATGATCCGACTCAAATCGCATATGACAAGCTACGAGAGCATAAAGTCTCTGCGCTGCCTGTATTGGGTAATGAAAAGCAACTTGTGGGTATTGTCACGCTGCATGATTTGTTTGCTGCCTACGACCGCATCAGCCTGACGGCAACCAAGGTATGGCAAATCATGACCGGCCATGTCGTTATCGCAAAGGCAAGTGACCCGATTACTTCACTGGTCGAGCCATTCTCGAATGGTGGGCTCCACCACATGCCGGTGCTGGATGAAACAGGCGGCGTAGTAGGAATGGTTACCCAATCCGACCTTGTTGCTGCGATGTTTCAAGAGCAGCTGGAGCTCACATCAAATAACGTCGGCATGCGTAGCAATTGAGCATGCACGCACAAGCAACTCAAACCCGGACCCCGCTGAGTAGATCGAGCCTTCTTGTCGGATGGCTGGCGTTGCTCGCCTCAGAAACGACATCCAGGTATGTGATGGGGGCGTTCGAAGCATTGCTGGTACTCCCGTTTTGGCTCTCTATCGGGCTGATACTCGTCAAGCCCCGAGCGAGTTATACACGGTGCACTGCCTTGATCAGTAGCTATCTGATTTCCATCGTCGTGGGTTCGGCCCTACAAACCCTGATGCCCCATACCTTTTGGACAGCGCTGCTGGCCGCTCTACTTGTTCTGGCACTGTTGGCGGCGCTGAAGTTTCATCACTTTCCTGCAACGCTTGTGCTACTTCCGTTGGTTTCAGGCGAAACCAAGATCGATGCGCTGGAAAGTACAACGTTGCCCTTCCTGCTTTTCATCAACTTATTCATCGTGGCTACCCTTGCCTGGTTTATTTCGCGACCGTGCACCGCACACAAAAAAACGCCGCTGCTTGATGTCCCCACAAAAAGCTACCAATCCGTAAGCACACTCACTCAAGCATCTTCTATGTCTGAACAAAACCTGAGCAAGGCCCAATACGAAGCCCTTTCTGAATTCCGCTATCAACTTCGTCGCTTCATCCACTTTAGCGAATCAGCAGCCAAAGCTGCGGGGGTAACGCCTCTGCAGTACTTGCTCATGCTGCATATACGCGGCTTCCCAGGCAAGGATTGGGCAACGGTAGGCGAGTTGGCGGAACGTCTTCAGCTGCAACACCATGGGACTGTCGCTTTAGTGACACGTTGCGAAGAAGCTGGATTAATCAAGCGGCAGAAAAGCGAGGCAGATCGGCGGTCAGTTGAGATTCATCTGGAACCCAAAGGGTTGGAACTACTCTCTCAGCTTGCTTCACTTCATGAGCTGGAACTGCAGTCTCTTCGAGATACATTCCAGGTGGCACGTATCACTGCATTCAATGATGCAGATGGTGTGGATTCAGAACGATTGAAGTCAGAGTAAAGTCAATGCGAGATTATGCGGTCAACCGACGAGTTGTTTTTATATCCTTTATTGCTGTCGTGATTGGGGCGATCAGCACGGTAGCAGCAAAACTCCTTTTACTGCTCATCAACCTGTTCACCAACCTGTTTTTCTACCAATCCTTCACGTTGGTCGACCACGCGCCGGTAGGCCATCATCTGGGTGCCTGGGTGATCGTTGTTCCTGCGTTGGGCGGGCTGCTCGCCGGCTTGATCGCCCGCTACGGTAGCGAAAAAATTCGCGGGCACGGCATTCCAGAAGCGATGGAGGCCATTCTGTTCGGCAAAAGCCGCATGTCCCCCCGGGTCGCAGTGCTCAAGCCATTGTCGTCAGGCATTGTGATCGGAAGCGGTGGACCGTTTGGTGCGGAGGGGCCAATCATTATGACCGGTGGATCGCTGGGGTCTTTACTAGCCCAGTACCTCCATGTGAGCGACGGTGAGCGCAAAGCTCTGCTTGTCGCGGGCGCATGTGCAGGGATGACGGCCATCTTTGGTACGCCGATTGCCGCCATTCTGCTGGCTGTGGAGTTGCTGCTATTCGAGTTCCGCCCGCGTAGCCTTCTACCAGTCGGCATAGCTTGCTCGGTCGCCGGATTTCTTCGATTGTATTTCTTTGAGGCTGGTCCGCTCTTCCCATTGCACTCAGCCCCCAACTACACCCATAACTTTCTGCTCTTTGCCACCGTAGGTATCGCCATAGGGCTGTTTGCAGCCTTCATCTCCAAGAGCCTGCATTGGGTCGAGGCCCTGTTCGACCACCTGCCGATTCACTGGATGTGGTGGCCTGCGCTGGGGGGGCTGGTGGTTGGCTTGGGCGGCTACATCGCCCCGGAGACCATGGGAGTCGGCTACGGTCTGATCGGGGACTTGCTGAACAACAGGTTGGACATTTCAATTGTCCTGCTTCTGGTAAGCATCAAGCTCGTCATTTGGCTGGTCGCGCTGGGCTCCGGCACTTCCGGCGGTGTACTGGCGCCGTTGCTGATTGTGGGAAGTGGCATAGGTGTATTGATCGCATCCGTGTTTCCGGAGAGCGCACCTGGCATTTGGGGCGTAGTGGGCCTGTCCAGCCTGCTCGGGAGTGTCTTGGGCACGCCACTGACTGCGATCGTGTTTGCATTTGGCCTGACACACGATACAGCTGCGCTCTTGCCAGCCCTACTCACGACCTTTGCCGCTTGGGGTACTACTTCTATTTTGCTCCGTCGCTCCATCATGACGGCGAAGATCGCGAAGCGGGGGCTGCATGTTTATCGGGAGTACTGCGTCAACCCACTTGAAGGCAAAACGGTCGAGAAGCTTATGAATCGGGAGACGTGCGCGCTCGATGTCGATCAAACAGTAGCCCAAGCACTCACGCTCATACAGAAGCAGCCCCATTTACCTGCCTATCCTGTGCTCTCAAAGAACATGCTGCTCGGCACTGTCCAACCAAGCGACC
This region of Chitinolyticbacter meiyuanensis genomic DNA includes:
- a CDS encoding LysE family translocator, with translation MVSEFFLAALSFGLAAGLKPGPLGIIVIQQTLSKGLPAGVRASLAPLATDGPIIVAALWLLTQFKQIDLFTVMLGLVGGAYLIWLSTKMLRVDKISLSNKLNAQGSLATAIKVNLLNPGPYLFWFTVGGSYIIRGNAWESTAFVVTAIGTLILSKMFVALLAAQFFSALEGRGYLLAMKLLALVLAGFGVLTIADSLAIGLR
- a CDS encoding HPP family protein; the encoded protein is MLTRRRDRILASVGACIGMLVTAWACQLTTASNTPWFIAPMGASAVLLFAVPASPLAQPWSLIGGNLLSALIGVTCAQWITSPILASGCAVAFSIAAMHQFRCIHPPSGAVALTAVLGGEPIHQLGYAFVLHPVLQNSLFLVVVAIFYNNIVRRPYPHKVHPPATHKTTDPPPIERSGITREDLHAALEKQGELYDINEEDLQEILLQAQLQAHRRRFGELTCRDFMAKDVVFVNANDPTQIAYDKLREHKVSALPVLGNEKQLVGIVTLHDLFAAYDRISLTATKVWQIMTGHVVIAKASDPITSLVEPFSNGGLHHMPVLDETGGVVGMVTQSDLVAAMFQEQLELTSNNVGMRSN
- a CDS encoding sugar phosphate isomerase/epimerase family protein → MRLACTTRPYADLDLPRSCDAIAVAGFTDIGLFPTLQPSGQHAVPVRASTTAAQLMAVRSALNGAGLHASLLLALPDEPPTSATAADAYPHLIDQAASLGVRYLLDLGCAAPAQYNAYRQLLMSVAPHAEAAGIVILIKHHGGIFDTTANMLAFQRQVASPSLQLAFDPGNVLYYSNGQDDSVSSFVEARDIFAAVFVKDCRQVNNQPDVAINAGDGNANWPELIHQLGDRAFDMPLYLEGVGGTNAQERNENVVLSHLRLKEWLQLSTQARAYEAGGCSGNGASSAAISSSAR
- a CDS encoding chloride channel protein; the protein is MRDYAVNRRVVFISFIAVVIGAISTVAAKLLLLLINLFTNLFFYQSFTLVDHAPVGHHLGAWVIVVPALGGLLAGLIARYGSEKIRGHGIPEAMEAILFGKSRMSPRVAVLKPLSSGIVIGSGGPFGAEGPIIMTGGSLGSLLAQYLHVSDGERKALLVAGACAGMTAIFGTPIAAILLAVELLLFEFRPRSLLPVGIACSVAGFLRLYFFEAGPLFPLHSAPNYTHNFLLFATVGIAIGLFAAFISKSLHWVEALFDHLPIHWMWWPALGGLVVGLGGYIAPETMGVGYGLIGDLLNNRLDISIVLLLVSIKLVIWLVALGSGTSGGVLAPLLIVGSGIGVLIASVFPESAPGIWGVVGLSSLLGSVLGTPLTAIVFAFGLTHDTAALLPALLTTFAAWGTTSILLRRSIMTAKIAKRGLHVYREYCVNPLEGKTVEKLMNRETCALDVDQTVAQALTLIQKQPHLPAYPVLSKNMLLGTVQPSDLRHAPGGTLLRQVMKQPPDEHLYANQPAQAAAMTLARQKMLWLPVLQSEAEPIYVGVLSSMDLLLPTVVTFEQELVFEKLR
- a CDS encoding MarR family winged helix-turn-helix transcriptional regulator, with protein sequence MISSYLISIVVGSALQTLMPHTFWTALLAALLVLALLAALKFHHFPATLVLLPLVSGETKIDALESTTLPFLLFINLFIVATLAWFISRPCTAHKKTPLLDVPTKSYQSVSTLTQASSMSEQNLSKAQYEALSEFRYQLRRFIHFSESAAKAAGVTPLQYLLMLHIRGFPGKDWATVGELAERLQLQHHGTVALVTRCEEAGLIKRQKSEADRRSVEIHLEPKGLELLSQLASLHELELQSLRDTFQVARITAFNDADGVDSERLKSE